From Bacteroides uniformis:
GGGAATGGCAGGGACAAAGGTTTCGGAACCGGTGCAGAGCAGCAGGTTCTCGCATTCGTAGGTTTCTCCGCCGCACTCCACATGATTCTTGTCCGTCACTGTGGCCTCTCCGCTGACAATCGTCACACCATGGGCAGTCAGCTTTCCTTTGACTCCCAATACCAGCTTGCGCACTACCTTCTGCTTGCGGGCAATAATCTTGGGCAAATCGAACGATACTTCGGGCACACTGACCGCATACTTTGCAGCATGGCGGGCTCCGTCATAGGTCTTGGCCGAATACAACAAGGTCTTGGTAGGGATACACCCTTCATTCAGGCACACTCCACCGAGACTCTGCTTCTCAAATAGTACGACACTCAATCCTGCTTTTCCGGCAGCTTCGGCAGCAGTATATCCCGCAGGACCTCCACCGATAATGGCAACTTGGTATTTCATGGAATTAATGGTTAGTGGTTAATGATTAGCGATAATTTGTGCGCAAGTTAATAAAACCCGTATTATCCGGCAAAAAAGAGTACTTCTTTCTTTCGGAGAATACAGCGTAAAGAGGAAATAATTATCTTTGTCGTGCAGCATTTACAAAGAATGCCACGTCCAATGGACATAATCAAATAATAACCAACATGAAAACGACTGACTTATTCCAATCCATCCTTTTGTTCGCTCTTTTCCTTTGCGGCCTGACGGCTTGCAATGATAGCGATGAAATCCGCCTCTCGCCCTTTCAGGAAACTACCGTGAAGGGCGAAGCCTCTACCCTGCAGATAGACCTAACACGCGGCGACTGGCGCATAACCTCCATCACCACCCCATGGGGAGACCTCATGATGGATGGCAACAAGCTCCCACAACTGGAAGGTACGGGAAGCCTGCATTATAAATGGTGGGACTTGGAACGGGACACCGACAGCCATCTCATCCTGCACTTTAAAGACAACTTTGACTTAGGTGAATCCCGTAGCCTCATCATCAACCTTGAGATGAAAACGGGACTCTACAAGGAACAAATCATCATACACCAAGAACCGTGCACTAACTTCTATCAGATAGAGTCCATCGAATACAGCGTGGAAGAAGGTGACGGAGTGAAAGAAGCCGGAACAGGACCTGATAAGAGTACCTATAAAAATGAAAATCTGGGAAACACAACCGACAAGCATGACTACTATCCATTCATCAATAAATGGACAGAATACGCATTCATACCCGATGGGCACTCTGATGAAACCTTCAAAAGCATAGACCCGGAGAAACGTAGCATCTATCTGCCCAACCACATAGAAGACGGAAAAATAATCATGGGACAACAACTGTTATTCTTCATCAACCAAGGCAAGTATTACAAAGAAGACGAACTGAGATATAAACATTTTGAAGTAGACATAGTAGGTATGAAATGGAACATATACACTTCAACCATCTACTACAAACGGCTTCAAGTGACATTCACCGCCACTCTTTCACGTCCCGGTAGCGATACAAAGAAGGTACTCAAGGGTAAATTCATGCAGAGATACCCTTATGACTGCTCGGAAATACATCACGAAGTAAAGGATTCTTTAGAAGATTAGAGTCCGGTGTCTGTCAGACAAGACTCCACCTCCTCCCTGCTCAATGCCGGAGCTTGCCCATCGGCAAGCTTGCGGCATACCAACCGACCGGCCGCCAGCGCTTCCACCTTTGTTGCAAATGGCAGGCGACCGCTCAAAGCAGGTATAAAAGGTTGATATATCAGGGTATCGGCTCCATGCAGCACCACGTAGCCGTAACCGCCTTCCACCTCCATCACCCGGCATTTCAACTCATTGCCACCGCCGGCAGTATGACCCGAACAGCAAGAAAGGCATACCGCCATCACAGCCGGTACACCTATCTTTATCATAATAAACATCAGCTTCATAAGTTCCGTTCAGTTATGGGGCGAATCAGACTTCCTCTTCCTCATCGGGTAGAAGTTCGTACACATCATCAAAGTAGCTGGTACCACTTGTTCCTGTCAGCACAAAACCACGTTCGCCGGTAGAGAAACCAACGGCAGCCCTGCGCGAAGAAGCACCGGAAGGATAATTATGTACATCTGTAATGGGGGTAAAGTCGTCATCGGAATCGCCGTACCATAAGTCCTTGTCAGGGTCGTACAGCCAGTAGTCGCTGCTCAAGGAAGTGCTGTTACGTATTCCCGTAGCCACAAATCCCCTTCCACCGATGACGAAGGATACGGCTTCGGACCGTGTGATGGCGTAGTCATCGTCATAGTCATTGTCGGAGTCCGTATCGGCAATGTCACGCAACTGGGTCCAGTTGCTTCCGTCGAACTTCCAGAAATCCACCAGATCGGTACTGTTGTTTCGCCCGCAACAGATGTAGGCCACCTCATCGATGACGAATGCCGTACCGAAGTAGCGCTTCTCGCCTCCATACCCGCTCACCGCTTCCCATTGCGAACCTTCGGCGCCATTGGGGTTGAAACGGTAGAAGTCCATCTTGTAGGCACTCTCGCTGCCGGTAGCGTCGCTGTTGCAGCCCGTACCGACATAGCCATATCCGCCTATACTGAAAGCCAGGGCACCATCGCGTACTCCACCTTTGAAGTCGTCTTTCCGTGTCCAGGTATCCGTGGCAGGGTCATACTCCCAGGTATCTGCTACACAGTAGGACGAGGAGCCGTCCTTTACGGAACCGGTCGTAATGTATCCCTTGCCATTCACGGCAAAGCCCACGGCAGCCTTGCGCCCGGCAACGGGCATGTCGGCACACTGCGTCCAGCTGTTCCGGCTCATGTCATACTCCCAAAGGTCGTTCAGGTAATCCTTGTTCGCTCCGTAGAAGCCGCCACACAAATATCCATAATTGCCGATGGTGAAGCCGGAGGCATAAGCGCGGTACACACCGTTATAGCTGGCTTTCTTCATCCACTGCCCCTGAGTGTATTCATCCTCGTCCGTACAACTGCCGGCAATGCACACGATGGCCAGCAACATTATTCCTACCAATAGTCTGTTCATTGTTTATTGTTTTTTTAATGATTAAGCTTTATACTTCCCACTTTCCAAAACAAGAAGCTGCGGGAGGTCCTTTTTGTCTGTCCGCAAAAGTAAACCACCGCAACCACACCGACAAAAATAACCGACGAACAGTCCGAAATTCCCGTTAAACGCCTTTACCGATAAAAACCGTCCGAACGCCGATTTTTGTAGGAAGATATAAAAGTTTTGCCTTTCCTTTGCCGCCAACTAAAAGAACAGAAATGAAGAAGTCATTGTACAGCTTATTCGCAGTCCTCGCTATCTTCTGCGCCTGCCAGGACGAGAACTCGCAGCTTGGAAAGAGCCTCGTGGAAAGCTCCTTCTATAATGTATACGCAGACACCTGCTCGGTAGACATCAGCACCATCCTGCTAGACTCCATAGAGACCCGGGGCGACAGCATCTGCCAGCTAGGACATTACCGGAGCAGCGCCTGGGGAGAAGTATCCGCCACCTACTATGCCGAATACTCCACGTCCGACTTCACCCCCAACACAGACTATACCTATACCCTCGACTCCCTCGTACTGCGAATGATACCTTCGGGCCATTTCTGGGGAGATACCCTGACGCAACAGCGCATCTCCATCTACCGGCTGAAAAAACCTATCGTGCTGGACAACGACGAGGACCTTTACAACAGCACCGTACTCCCGACGGAAGATGCCCCGCTCTTCAGCTTTACCTTCACCCCCTGCCCGGGGCGGAAGAAGGAAGTAAGCGTCCGCCTGCCCGACTCATGGGGACAACAACTGCTGAATGACCTCGTGGCCCAGGACGACTACTTCGATACCCAAGACAAGTTCAAGAAGAAATTCCCCGGACTGGTCTTTGTTCCCGAAAACGACGGGCAGTGTATCACCGGATTCATGGTGAACGACTCTGCCATGAGCATCAACCTCCACTATCAGGAAGTCTCCAACCAACGTACCGGACAAGTGCTGACTTTCAACGTAAACACCGACTATGCCTATACCGGTATCCGGCACGACCCCACCGGCACCCACCTTGCTTCCCTGAAAAGCGGAATAGAGAACCTCGTCCACTCCAGCGACATGGGTTGCCTGGCCTATATGCAGGGATTGACGGGTTACTACAACCAACTGGAATTCCCCTACCTCAACAGCCTCGGAAGTGCCGGACAGATAGTCTCCATAGAGAGCGCCACACTCTACCTCTATCCTCTGGCCCGGAGCTACAACGAAGTGAGCCAGCTTCCCAATGACATCCGCCTTTATATCACGGACGAGAACAATGTGCTGGAGGACTACGTATACGGCAGTGACGGCGTAACCGTACAGACCGGCGACCTGACCATCGACGAGATGTACGGGAAAGAGACCTACTACTCCTTCGACCTCACCGAATTCATCCGCAACAACTACGGCACTTCGGGCATCAAGCGGCAGAAACTGCTGATGAGTCTGACAGACGAAGAAAGCACCACCACCTTCAACCAGGTCATCTTCACCAACGACCCCGAACAAGAGAGACAATGCAGATTAGACGTAAGATTCAAAATATACAACGAGCAATGAAACGCCATTACCGGATTCCCCTTCTGCTGTGCAGTCTGTGTACGGCAAGCCTCACCGCCGTGGCCCAGAACACCACCAACCTGCCCACCTCCATGTACGGAGTGGGCGAACTGAGTGCCGGTGACGGCGGACGTTATGCCGGCATGGGCAACACGGGCATCGCCCTGAACCGTACCGGATTTCTGAACACGCTGAACCCCGCAGCCATCACCCGCATGGACACCGCCTGCTTCACGTTCGATGTGGGTGTATCTGCCTCATATGCCCGCTACTCCTTTCTGAGCGAACACAGCTCCAACTTCACCGGCAACCCCAACCGCATCAGCATGGGCTTCCGTGTCCTGCCGCGCTGGTATGCCCTTGTAGGTGCAGCACCATACAGCAGTGTGGGCTATGTCATCCAGACCGAAGAAGAGATAGAGGGAATGCCCGGCAACTACACCTACTCGCTCTTTGAGGGTACGGGCGGACTATACCGGTGCTACGTCACCAATGCCTTTGCACTGAGCAGGCAACTGTCGGTCGGCATCAACCTGGGGATGATAGCGGGCACAGTGACGCAAAGCGAAACGCAGGAAAGCGCCGTCGTAAAGTACGAATCTTCTAAACAGGCCTTTTATGCGGACTTCGGCATACATTACGAATGGGGTGCGACCGGACAACGGAAGTGGGCGGCAGGGCTGGTATTTGCTCCCTCCCTTCCCATCAGCCACGACAATACACTGACTTACAGCAACTCATCTACCAGCGAGAACCTCGATAAAGGATACCACAGCCGTACACAATATCTGCCCATGCACCTCGGCACCGGCCTCAGCATAACCACCGAACGCTGGGTGCTGACCGCCGACTACAACTACCTGGACTGGAGCCGCAACTCCTCCTCCTACACTTCCATGAAATACGAGAACCAGCACAAAGTGAACCTGGGAGGCAGCTACATTACCAAGCCACGTCTGGCACGTTCCACCGAGCTGATGGGTGGAATAGGTTTCGGCAACTCCTATATCAACCTGAAAGGCGGGAAGATGCAGTATCTGGAAGCCAGCGTAGGGGCGAGCTTCCCCATCCGGTACTCCTATCTCTCGCTGGGCGCCACGTGGCGGAAACAACTGAACTCACGCAGCAATCTGATGCAGGAAAGCCGGTTCAGTCTGAATCTGAACTTGACGTTCGGGGAAAGAATTTCGAGAGCAAAACTAAAGTAATACAAGGTTCCGGTTCACCACAGATTACACGGATTTTACACCGAATGATTATCATTTGTTGGATCTATATATGCAACGCGTTGCATATATAGATGCAGCACGCTGGAACTATAGATCCAACAAACAAAGTATATAGTATCTGAAAACGGGGTATTACAACACTGCCAGCCTGGACACATACCCTTTCACCCTTTCGCGGTAAGCATCGCCAATGGGGACATCCTTCTGCTCGATGAGCAATGTGCTGCGCCCGATGGCGCTGATGCAGTCCATGCGGACAATAAAAGAACGGTGCACGCGGATAAATTCGTTCGCCGGAAGTTTTTCCTCCATGTACTTCATACTGCATAGGCTCAAGATAGGCTTAGGGGAATCTTTACAGAAAATCTTCACATAATCGCCCATACCTTCTATATAGTTTATCCGTTCCAGGTCGAGCCGCATGATGCGGTTGTCACACCGCATGTAAATCACCTTCGGAACCTCTTCCGGACCTTGCCTGTGTTTGGAGTCGGACGTACCTGCATCCTGCAAAGAGAACCAGCGTGCCGCTTTGCTGACAGACTGGAAAAACGTGGAGAAATTGAGCCCGTCCATCAGATAGTCCAACGCATCCAGACGGAAACATTCGGCAGCATAGCGGTCGGTGTCTGTAATGAAAATGACACGAGTGGACGAGGACAAGAGCCTGCAAAAATCCATTCCGTTGATTTCACCTTCTTCCACCGGATAGATGCCGACAAAATAAACTTCCACTTTTGTCTCATAATAATCCTTCAGCGCTTCAAGAGGATTGCCGTACTTTCCGTGCAAAGAGAGAAAAGGAACCTTGTCGATATACTCTTCCAACCTTCCGGCAATCTCCGGGTCTGCATGTAAAATGGCGCAATTCAAATTCATATTCGTTTCTCTTTTACATAATGGACGCTGCCATATCCGAAAAACTGCAAACAGAAGAGCTAAAATTAAGCTTTATTTATGATTCAAAGATTACCTGCATCTACGGAAAGACAGATAAAGGGAAAGTTCATACAAACAACTCCGGAAAGCTACACAGGAGACATTACCATGGAAGCGATAACGACAGATTAAAACGGAATTGCATACGTGGGCACACCATATTGCTCATCCTCTCCGTTCCTCCAGTAACCGGATAAACTCCTCCTCCTTGACGGGAAGAAGCACTACACACTTACCCTCGCCATATTTCACGAGCACATAGCGCATCACCGCAAACCGCCCTACCTGCATGGAAGAAGCACGCTCCACAGAAGTGATGTCTTTCATCAGAATTTCCTTACTCCGGGAGAAACGGCCGAAGGACAGCACCAACTTCCCGTCGGGCGTTACGGTATAGGTGGTATGAATCAGCTTCTCGATAATAACCACCAGCCAAAGCATGAAAATAGCAGCCAGGAACGGAGACTTGTACCAAAGCATATAGACGGCGAGAATACCTATCAGGATGAGAAACAGATACTGCCCCATAGCAATGCGCGCATGAAAGATTCGATTCATTTTATCTGATTTTTGCCGCTAAGGTACGTATTTTTATGATAACAACTTCTTCATTAGCATCTCCATTTCTCGAACTTCCGTCACATTCATCTTGCGGCAGACCGAAGCACATAACAATTCTACCCGTTCCGGCGAAAAATAAATCAGTTCTGCAATCTCCTTTACAGACTGTCCAAGAGCTACCAGCATACATATCAGTTCTTCATCCTTATCCACCTCCGGAATAGACTGATAAAGTTTCTCTAAAAAAGAAGGATAATGAAAAATAAAGATTTCACGGAATACAGCCTCACGAGTTCCGGACAACAAAGCCTCCGAAGCATTGGGAGAATCTTCCGAAATCATTTCGCGCAAAGCTCTGGCAATCTCCTGCATATTAAAAGGTGTCACTGTTTTCTTTGTTTTCATTGTATCTTATTTCACCATTATACATATTTACAATCGTTTTGATACAAATTTGCAAAATATGCACAACCTAACCATAAGAATACGATATACAATCTGATATACAATTTCATATTATATTTATTATCAAATAATTAACAAGAAAAAAAAAACAAGTCTATTGTTGTAAATTTTAAATTAAGAAATTATATCTTTGCCTTACAAAACAAACAGTCCACAAAATATGAATGCCAAAAAACTTTCATTTTTACTTCTGATTCTCGTAGCTGTAGCCTGCACCAACCGCTCCACCTCTTCGGAACAAGACGAAATGAGGCATTGGAACAATGTCCTTCAACAAATCAATGCCTTACTACTCGAAAACAAAGCGCGACAAACGTTGGATCTTGCCAAACAGACCTTGCCCGAAATCCTGGAATCGGCAGAAAAAAACGGAACTACAGATACCCTGATTTACTATGCCCGCAAGATATTTAATGCCTGCGGGAACAATTACATAAACACCAAACAATACAAAGACGGCATCGACTATATGGACAGCATTGGGAACCATCCCCTCATCCGCGAACATTGCCCGCACGAACTGCTGAGCTTCAAGGCCGGACTGAACCAACTGTATGGCAATAACCCGGAAGCTGTCCGACTGGCAGAAGACTACCTCCAGTTACCGGTCTGTACCAGTGCCAATGACTTTATCCGGCAGGCAGAAATCATAAGCGGTGTCTACATGTACTCCGGAAACAATCTACCCAAAGCTATCCAAATTTTGGAAAAAGCAATAGATGTCTACCGGAAAGGTGGAAACTTCCCGAACATGCTGCGGATAATGTCACGATTGGGCATCTATTACCACCTCAGTGGCGAATACGAGAAAGCTATAGCCACTAACCAAGAAGCCATAGCCACTTACAACGACAGCATAGCACCTGGAAATGTAGTGATTGCCTACGGAGAACAAGCTAATCTCTACGCCGAACTGGGTATGTACGACCAGGCCCTGGAAATGAACAAAAAAGCCCAATACTACTCCATGCTGAAAGACAGCTTCGGACTGGGAGACTTGTACCGCTACCGTGCCCAGATCTTTC
This genomic window contains:
- a CDS encoding DUF4907 domain-containing protein, translated to MKLMFIMIKIGVPAVMAVCLSCCSGHTAGGGNELKCRVMEVEGGYGYVVLHGADTLIYQPFIPALSGRLPFATKVEALAAGRLVCRKLADGQAPALSREEVESCLTDTGL
- a CDS encoding Kelch repeat-containing protein, which encodes MNRLLVGIMLLAIVCIAGSCTDEDEYTQGQWMKKASYNGVYRAYASGFTIGNYGYLCGGFYGANKDYLNDLWEYDMSRNSWTQCADMPVAGRKAAVGFAVNGKGYITTGSVKDGSSSYCVADTWEYDPATDTWTRKDDFKGGVRDGALAFSIGGYGYVGTGCNSDATGSESAYKMDFYRFNPNGAEGSQWEAVSGYGGEKRYFGTAFVIDEVAYICCGRNNSTDLVDFWKFDGSNWTQLRDIADTDSDNDYDDDYAITRSEAVSFVIGGRGFVATGIRNSTSLSSDYWLYDPDKDLWYGDSDDDFTPITDVHNYPSGASSRRAAVGFSTGERGFVLTGTSGTSYFDDVYELLPDEEEEV
- a CDS encoding DUF4270 family protein, yielding MKKSLYSLFAVLAIFCACQDENSQLGKSLVESSFYNVYADTCSVDISTILLDSIETRGDSICQLGHYRSSAWGEVSATYYAEYSTSDFTPNTDYTYTLDSLVLRMIPSGHFWGDTLTQQRISIYRLKKPIVLDNDEDLYNSTVLPTEDAPLFSFTFTPCPGRKKEVSVRLPDSWGQQLLNDLVAQDDYFDTQDKFKKKFPGLVFVPENDGQCITGFMVNDSAMSINLHYQEVSNQRTGQVLTFNVNTDYAYTGIRHDPTGTHLASLKSGIENLVHSSDMGCLAYMQGLTGYYNQLEFPYLNSLGSAGQIVSIESATLYLYPLARSYNEVSQLPNDIRLYITDENNVLEDYVYGSDGVTVQTGDLTIDEMYGKETYYSFDLTEFIRNNYGTSGIKRQKLLMSLTDEESTTTFNQVIFTNDPEQERQCRLDVRFKIYNEQ
- a CDS encoding PorV/PorQ family protein, with protein sequence MKRHYRIPLLLCSLCTASLTAVAQNTTNLPTSMYGVGELSAGDGGRYAGMGNTGIALNRTGFLNTLNPAAITRMDTACFTFDVGVSASYARYSFLSEHSSNFTGNPNRISMGFRVLPRWYALVGAAPYSSVGYVIQTEEEIEGMPGNYTYSLFEGTGGLYRCYVTNAFALSRQLSVGINLGMIAGTVTQSETQESAVVKYESSKQAFYADFGIHYEWGATGQRKWAAGLVFAPSLPISHDNTLTYSNSSTSENLDKGYHSRTQYLPMHLGTGLSITTERWVLTADYNYLDWSRNSSSYTSMKYENQHKVNLGGSYITKPRLARSTELMGGIGFGNSYINLKGGKMQYLEASVGASFPIRYSYLSLGATWRKQLNSRSNLMQESRFSLNLNLTFGERISRAKLK
- a CDS encoding LytR/AlgR family response regulator transcription factor, whose amino-acid sequence is MNLNCAILHADPEIAGRLEEYIDKVPFLSLHGKYGNPLEALKDYYETKVEVYFVGIYPVEEGEINGMDFCRLLSSSTRVIFITDTDRYAAECFRLDALDYLMDGLNFSTFFQSVSKAARWFSLQDAGTSDSKHRQGPEEVPKVIYMRCDNRIMRLDLERINYIEGMGDYVKIFCKDSPKPILSLCSMKYMEEKLPANEFIRVHRSFIVRMDCISAIGRSTLLIEQKDVPIGDAYRERVKGYVSRLAVL
- a CDS encoding PH domain-containing protein, yielding MNRIFHARIAMGQYLFLILIGILAVYMLWYKSPFLAAIFMLWLVVIIEKLIHTTYTVTPDGKLVLSFGRFSRSKEILMKDITSVERASSMQVGRFAVMRYVLVKYGEGKCVVLLPVKEEEFIRLLEERRG
- a CDS encoding helix-turn-helix transcriptional regulator codes for the protein MKTKKTVTPFNMQEIARALREMISEDSPNASEALLSGTREAVFREIFIFHYPSFLEKLYQSIPEVDKDEELICMLVALGQSVKEIAELIYFSPERVELLCASVCRKMNVTEVREMEMLMKKLLS